Proteins from a genomic interval of Granulicella sp. L56:
- a CDS encoding translocated intimin receptor Tir produces MGFWRGVRTIVTDSHFLVPFFVLLAGIALLVALH; encoded by the coding sequence ATGGGTTTTTGGCGCGGCGTGAGGACGATTGTGACCGATAGTCACTTTCTGGTGCCGTTTTTTGTACTGCTCGCCGGGATTGCCCTGCTGGTGGCGCTGCACTAG
- a CDS encoding 5-deoxy-glucuronate isomerase — MSKRLIGGTAGLKGRNIFISPSNSSMREMSYGRIRLDAEQSRVRFTNDGQETGLVCLSGAATVTVGEQHFELGAKDALYVSKGLPVTVETTAAVDLVECSAVVEGEYPVQFVPYASVKANEKLHFVAGNESSKREINIMLGTNVQAGRLVVGVTSSLPGNWTSWPPHEHAAMLEEIYVFFDMPEPAFGLQLVYTDGISAAEVEVVRDGDAVLLPEGYHPNVAIPGSELNFVWMMAAHREVVDRQWGVVTVDARFA; from the coding sequence ATGTCGAAGCGTTTGATTGGCGGTACGGCTGGTTTGAAGGGGCGGAACATCTTCATCTCTCCGAGCAACAGCTCGATGCGGGAGATGAGCTATGGGCGGATTCGGCTGGATGCAGAGCAGAGCCGCGTGAGATTTACGAATGACGGGCAGGAGACGGGGCTGGTATGCCTGAGCGGCGCGGCTACGGTTACGGTCGGAGAGCAGCACTTTGAGCTGGGGGCGAAAGATGCTCTGTATGTTTCGAAGGGATTGCCGGTGACGGTGGAGACTACTGCCGCGGTCGACTTGGTGGAGTGCTCTGCTGTGGTGGAGGGCGAGTACCCGGTGCAGTTCGTCCCCTATGCCAGCGTGAAGGCGAATGAGAAGCTGCACTTTGTGGCGGGCAATGAGAGCTCGAAGCGCGAGATCAATATCATGCTGGGGACGAATGTGCAGGCGGGGCGGTTGGTGGTGGGGGTGACGAGTTCGCTGCCGGGCAACTGGACGAGCTGGCCTCCGCATGAACATGCGGCGATGCTCGAGGAGATCTATGTGTTCTTCGATATGCCGGAGCCTGCGTTTGGGCTGCAACTGGTATACACGGACGGGATCTCAGCCGCCGAGGTGGAGGTGGTGCGCGATGGGGATGCCGTGCTGTTGCCGGAGGGATATCACCCGAATGTGGCGATCCCCGGCAGTGAGCTGAACTTTGTATGGATGATGGCGGCGCATCGCGAGGTGGTGGATCGTCAGTGGGGCGTGGTGACGGTGGACGCTCGATTTGCCTAA
- a CDS encoding TonB-dependent receptor, with product MAQTWGWLPLVLAILLLLPALQCYGQFESASVLGYVRDTTSAAIPNSKVTLTNVATSIQQTATTDAEGRYEFSSVQIGSYKVVAEAQGFQQTQTQAFTVTTNARQRVDLALKAGSVAETVTVSAAPTALETETSSRGQVIGTREVENLPLNGRSYADLVLLAPGVRKSALENQTASSREGSFNVNGQRSAFNNFLLDGLDNNNYGTSNQGFANENIPPSPDAVSEFRVETSNYSAEYGRASGAVINVSTQRGTNKFHGKGYDYLRNTNLNAIGPFQPAGGIKQIFIRNQFGGTFGGPIYKDHTFFFADYEGLRQIFRNQVTTVTLPNAEQRQGIFLFHYKDPSIAPTPITLQNPVTGAVFTSGNISSQATPFALAVMNALPANNATSVTGGGPGAVAYDTIANNYIASPRGTIQDDKGDARVDETFNQKWSMFARYSEHRGTIFDPPTVLGRAGGNGNSNVHLLNRQIAGGTTWIISPTKLLDIRFAYTKNQGAKTPYGQGDSSLLTENGITNGVPTDKSIVRDLNAQQVTGFTQFGAQPSSPQFQNPTIYDPKANFTWVRGRHSMKFGYEYQAVNTQVNDFNPSYGQDNYAAGYAAVPVCTTPPAAPVSPCVASNPSDPAQGSSAAAQLSQAADMADFLFGNQSSYSLTNYTVVNLRQRFNFMYVQDDIKVSPTLTINAGLRYEIATPQWERDNKLANFDPTTNTLIQAKNGSVYDRALVHVPMKNWGPRFGFAWSESPKTVVRGGYGISYTQYNREGGENNLTYNGPNVVNASINNPTPTMTNRCVNDTQDQTACFRQMQQGYAVGLTSPSNFDPKKVTSRYIPKNFETGYVQSYFFGFQRELPWGLVMDIAYVGNKGTHLQVLADYNQAAPCLNAGGAGCATYQSRRPVTTFGDIEIAYGGNSSSYNSLQAKLEKRVGALYLLNSFTWGRAFDLASGHLETSNGDNSRVNFANPRNDYGPSGYDQPINNTLSIVYDLPYGHGRKFGANSNFLINAVLGGWQTTVINTSTSGLPFNLNYSSSANNPLYTSDLVTLRPQLTMAGAKIKNPGSKQIKTATSLKGYLDGTYLAVPSVALGNTNAYGNVSRNKFRSFAYFDTDFGLHKAFNLWNEASKLDFRAEAFNVLNQVDYQAPDSAITDGGFGAITSAYPARQLQLAAKLIF from the coding sequence GTGGCGCAGACATGGGGATGGTTGCCGCTGGTGCTGGCGATTCTGTTGCTCTTGCCAGCGCTCCAGTGCTATGGACAGTTTGAGTCGGCTTCGGTGCTCGGCTATGTCAGGGACACGACGAGCGCGGCGATACCGAACAGCAAGGTGACGCTGACCAACGTTGCAACGAGCATTCAGCAGACCGCGACGACGGACGCTGAGGGCCGCTATGAGTTTTCGAGCGTGCAGATCGGTTCGTACAAGGTCGTTGCCGAGGCGCAGGGCTTTCAGCAGACGCAGACGCAGGCCTTCACGGTGACCACCAACGCTCGTCAACGCGTGGACCTGGCGCTGAAGGCTGGATCGGTTGCCGAGACGGTGACTGTGTCGGCTGCACCGACGGCGCTGGAAACGGAGACAAGCTCACGCGGCCAGGTGATTGGGACGCGCGAGGTTGAGAACCTTCCTCTCAATGGCCGGTCCTATGCTGACCTTGTTCTGCTTGCTCCTGGTGTGCGTAAATCCGCGCTGGAGAACCAGACGGCATCGAGCCGCGAGGGTTCGTTCAATGTGAACGGCCAGCGCTCTGCCTTCAACAACTTCCTTCTCGACGGTCTCGACAACAACAACTACGGCACCTCGAACCAGGGCTTCGCGAATGAGAACATTCCGCCTTCGCCTGATGCGGTGAGTGAGTTCCGCGTTGAGACCAGCAACTACTCCGCTGAGTATGGCCGGGCTTCGGGCGCGGTCATCAACGTGTCGACACAGCGCGGCACTAACAAGTTTCATGGCAAGGGATATGACTATCTCCGCAATACGAACCTGAACGCCATTGGGCCATTTCAGCCGGCAGGCGGGATCAAGCAGATCTTCATCCGCAACCAGTTTGGCGGAACGTTCGGCGGGCCGATCTACAAGGACCACACGTTCTTTTTCGCGGACTATGAAGGGTTGCGTCAGATCTTCCGCAACCAGGTGACGACGGTGACGCTGCCCAATGCGGAACAGCGCCAGGGAATCTTCCTGTTCCACTACAAAGACCCATCGATTGCGCCGACACCGATTACGCTGCAGAACCCGGTTACTGGTGCGGTCTTTACGTCGGGGAACATCTCGTCACAGGCGACGCCGTTTGCTCTGGCTGTGATGAATGCGCTGCCAGCCAACAATGCGACCTCTGTAACCGGTGGCGGTCCTGGTGCCGTTGCCTATGACACGATTGCCAACAACTATATTGCTTCGCCGCGCGGCACGATTCAGGATGACAAGGGCGATGCCCGGGTCGATGAGACCTTCAACCAGAAGTGGAGCATGTTTGCCCGCTACAGCGAGCATCGCGGGACCATCTTCGATCCTCCGACGGTGCTGGGGCGCGCGGGCGGTAATGGCAACTCGAATGTTCATCTGCTGAACCGCCAGATTGCAGGTGGCACGACATGGATTATTTCGCCTACCAAGCTGCTCGACATACGCTTTGCTTATACGAAGAACCAGGGTGCGAAGACGCCTTATGGGCAGGGAGACTCCTCGCTGTTGACGGAAAACGGCATCACCAATGGTGTGCCAACCGATAAGAGCATCGTGCGCGATCTTAATGCGCAGCAGGTCACGGGCTTTACACAGTTTGGAGCACAACCTTCTAGCCCGCAGTTTCAGAACCCGACGATCTATGACCCGAAAGCCAACTTTACGTGGGTTCGCGGGCGGCACTCGATGAAGTTCGGCTATGAGTATCAGGCGGTCAATACACAGGTCAACGACTTCAACCCGAGCTACGGACAGGACAACTACGCGGCTGGTTATGCAGCCGTTCCGGTCTGCACGACACCTCCTGCGGCTCCGGTGTCGCCTTGCGTGGCATCGAATCCGTCTGACCCTGCACAGGGAAGCAGCGCGGCTGCTCAACTTTCGCAGGCGGCAGACATGGCCGACTTCCTCTTTGGCAATCAGTCTTCGTATTCGCTGACGAACTATACGGTGGTGAACCTCCGGCAGCGGTTCAACTTCATGTATGTGCAGGATGACATCAAGGTTTCGCCCACGCTTACGATCAATGCAGGGTTGCGGTATGAGATTGCGACTCCGCAGTGGGAGCGCGATAACAAGCTCGCGAACTTCGATCCGACGACGAATACTCTGATTCAGGCGAAGAACGGCAGCGTCTACGACCGCGCGCTTGTACATGTGCCGATGAAGAACTGGGGACCGCGCTTCGGGTTTGCCTGGAGCGAATCGCCGAAAACGGTCGTTCGGGGCGGCTATGGCATCAGCTATACGCAGTACAACCGCGAGGGCGGCGAAAACAACCTGACTTACAACGGGCCGAACGTCGTCAACGCTTCGATCAACAATCCAACGCCGACTATGACCAACCGTTGTGTCAACGACACGCAGGACCAGACGGCTTGCTTCCGTCAGATGCAGCAGGGCTACGCAGTTGGGCTAACGAGTCCTTCCAACTTCGACCCGAAGAAGGTGACATCACGTTATATTCCGAAGAACTTTGAGACGGGTTATGTGCAGAGCTATTTCTTCGGCTTCCAGCGGGAGCTTCCGTGGGGATTGGTGATGGACATCGCCTATGTCGGCAACAAGGGCACGCACCTTCAGGTACTCGCCGACTATAACCAGGCTGCGCCTTGCCTCAATGCAGGTGGAGCAGGCTGCGCGACCTACCAGTCGCGCCGTCCGGTGACGACATTTGGCGATATCGAGATTGCTTATGGCGGTAACTCGTCTTCCTATAATTCGCTGCAAGCTAAGTTGGAGAAGCGCGTCGGCGCGCTTTACTTGCTGAACTCGTTTACGTGGGGCCGTGCATTCGACCTGGCTTCGGGACATCTCGAGACCAGCAACGGCGATAACTCCCGCGTGAACTTTGCAAATCCGCGCAATGACTATGGCCCGTCGGGTTATGATCAGCCGATCAACAACACGCTTTCGATTGTGTATGACCTGCCGTACGGTCATGGACGCAAGTTCGGAGCTAACTCAAACTTCCTGATCAATGCAGTTCTTGGTGGATGGCAGACTACGGTCATCAATACATCGACAAGTGGATTGCCTTTCAATCTGAACTACAGCAGCTCTGCCAATAATCCGCTGTATACGTCCGATCTGGTGACTCTCCGCCCACAGTTGACGATGGCTGGTGCGAAGATCAAGAACCCAGGCTCGAAGCAGATCAAGACGGCCACTTCGTTGAAGGGCTATCTGGATGGAACGTATCTGGCGGTGCCATCGGTGGCGTTAGGAAATACGAACGCTTATGGCAATGTCTCGCGTAATAAATTTCGTTCCTTCGCGTACTTCGATACGGATTTCGGTCTTCACAAGGCGTTCAATCTTTGGAATGAAGCCTCCAAGCTGGACTTCCGCGCCGAGGCCTTCAACGTGCTCAATCAAGTGGATTATCAGGCCCCTGACAGCGCGATCACCGATGGAGGCTTTGGTGCCATCACAAGCGCTTACCCCGCACGACAGCTTCAGCTTGCAGCCAAGCTGATCTTCTAG
- a CDS encoding LacI family DNA-binding transcriptional regulator, translated as MAVRLKDIARDLGVSVVTVSKVLRGNADIGEETRKRVLKRMKELNYQPNMMARGLASGRTYTVGLVVPDLVHPFFAEFAKSLSGVLRTSKRALILASSEEDPEVEQQEIRTLLSRGIDVLLIASCQASLRNFYELGDVRTPYLLFDRNFPHLAAHFVGTDDVKVGEMATRHLIEIGRKRIAHIGGKNTSPSFDRLRGYRSVMAEHRLIVPESYVLVRERVEEAGDTAGFQAMQELLRLSPRPDAVFCYNDLTAIGAIEATLQAGLRVPEDIAFIGCGNLRYADYLRVPLSSIDHGTSELGRVAGEFALDLSAKPEQSPRSVLLESTLVVRQSSVGAAAVK; from the coding sequence ATGGCTGTAAGGCTGAAAGATATTGCGCGTGATTTGGGAGTGTCGGTCGTAACCGTGTCGAAGGTGTTGCGGGGCAATGCCGATATCGGAGAAGAGACGCGGAAACGGGTGTTGAAGCGCATGAAGGAGCTGAACTATCAGCCCAACATGATGGCGCGGGGGCTGGCCAGCGGGCGCACCTATACCGTGGGGCTGGTGGTGCCGGACCTGGTGCATCCGTTCTTTGCCGAGTTTGCCAAGTCTCTGAGCGGCGTTTTGCGAACGAGCAAGCGGGCTTTGATTCTGGCTTCGTCGGAGGAAGACCCCGAGGTGGAGCAGCAGGAGATTCGGACGCTGCTGAGCCGGGGAATCGATGTTCTACTGATCGCATCGTGCCAGGCGAGCCTGCGTAATTTTTATGAGCTGGGAGATGTACGGACTCCGTACCTGCTGTTTGACCGGAACTTTCCTCATCTGGCGGCGCACTTTGTCGGGACGGACGATGTGAAGGTTGGCGAGATGGCTACGCGGCACCTGATCGAGATTGGGCGGAAGCGTATTGCACATATCGGCGGGAAGAACACCAGTCCTTCGTTCGACCGTCTGCGCGGCTATCGGAGTGTGATGGCGGAGCATCGGCTGATCGTGCCGGAGAGCTATGTTCTGGTGCGGGAGCGAGTGGAAGAGGCGGGCGATACTGCGGGGTTTCAGGCGATGCAGGAGCTTCTGCGGCTGAGCCCTCGTCCGGATGCGGTGTTCTGCTACAACGACCTGACCGCTATCGGAGCGATTGAAGCGACGCTGCAGGCAGGGTTGCGGGTGCCTGAGGACATTGCGTTTATTGGCTGCGGAAACCTGCGCTATGCGGATTATCTGAGGGTGCCGCTGAGCTCGATCGACCATGGGACCTCTGAGCTGGGACGGGTGGCGGGAGAGTTTGCGCTGGATCTGTCGGCCAAGCCGGAGCAGTCGCCGCGCAGCGTTCTGCTGGAGTCGACGCTCGTGGTGCGGCAGTCTTCCGTTGGCGCTGCCGCTGTGAAATAA
- a CDS encoding inositol oxygenase family protein, which produces MATTAISNDAPLKDMDEWDEFLTGRYQEGKSEDEFRQYDEHATPGVAEFYRLNHLHQSFDYVMAKEKEYFSLNKGEKSIWEAAEFLNTLVDDSDPDTDLTQIEHLLQTSEAIRKDGHPRWFVLTGFIHDLGKVLCLWGEPQWGVVGDTFPVGCAYSDQIVFPQYFKANPDINNALYQTKYGIYEPNCGLSKVHLSFGHDGYIGEVMKNYMPEESLYMLRYHSFYAAHRHGAYRHLMSDHDVKMFDWVNKFNVYDLYSKGHTKPNLKELKPYYDDLFAEFFPAKIAW; this is translated from the coding sequence ATGGCAACGACAGCAATCTCGAACGACGCCCCGCTGAAGGACATGGATGAGTGGGATGAATTTTTAACCGGGCGCTATCAGGAAGGCAAGAGCGAGGACGAGTTCCGTCAGTATGACGAACATGCGACCCCCGGTGTCGCTGAGTTCTATCGCCTGAATCACCTGCACCAGAGCTTTGACTATGTGATGGCGAAGGAGAAGGAATACTTCAGCTTGAACAAAGGCGAGAAGAGCATCTGGGAGGCTGCGGAGTTTCTGAATACGCTGGTGGACGATAGCGATCCGGACACCGATCTTACGCAGATCGAGCATCTGCTGCAGACGTCGGAGGCAATTCGCAAGGACGGGCATCCGCGCTGGTTTGTGCTGACAGGATTTATCCACGATCTGGGCAAGGTGCTGTGCCTGTGGGGCGAGCCGCAGTGGGGCGTGGTGGGCGATACGTTCCCGGTCGGTTGCGCTTACTCCGACCAGATCGTCTTTCCGCAGTACTTCAAGGCGAACCCCGATATCAACAACGCGCTGTATCAGACGAAGTACGGCATCTACGAGCCGAACTGCGGACTGAGTAAGGTGCACCTGTCGTTTGGGCACGACGGCTATATCGGCGAAGTGATGAAGAACTACATGCCCGAAGAGTCGCTCTACATGCTGCGCTATCACTCGTTTTATGCGGCGCACCGGCATGGCGCGTACCGCCACCTGATGAGCGACCACGATGTGAAGATGTTTGATTGGGTGAACAAGTTCAACGTGTATGACCTGTATTCGAAGGGACATACGAAGCCAAATCTGAAGGAGCTGAAGCCTTACTACGACGATCTGTTTGCCGAGTTCTTTCCGGCGAAGATTGCCTGGTAA
- a CDS encoding GRP family sugar transporter — protein sequence MGSVVTKRQKDGMSLHGLGVVCGLTAGVWLGAAEAPTKLVNAGFSPFAISLCMVAGVFTARWTFPTLLKGTSYVFADLFAKKHLIVWALLAGALWAVANTLTVFAIRDVGLAVAFPLWNTNSLIGLLWGRLLFRELEGASAKNIGKVVLGTAAIVAAAVMLGFSTLHGGTATGHNAVGGILAAAGASLMWGTMYVPYRKAYLSGMNPLSFVTAFTVGELSTVFALTLALDGGLHSPSFQLFHLRGMVFWLFLGGFVWVIGDLFQQFATKYVGIGRGIPLSNTNQLWGLAWGALVFGELAAADHRHKLLVVTGSVVMILGALAISTAVASAKEQTSTNEAVLRECERYGLDYNRTMMAMAGEEFNTRNEKRRWWDYAIIAAATGVFIWLGVRAVVPPLAMNVRWIAALGAVLLLSLIVGTWSLWRRTRFS from the coding sequence GTGGGAAGCGTGGTAACCAAGAGGCAAAAAGATGGGATGTCGCTGCATGGCCTGGGCGTGGTCTGCGGGCTGACGGCGGGAGTGTGGCTGGGCGCGGCGGAGGCCCCGACGAAGCTGGTGAACGCGGGGTTCTCCCCGTTTGCGATCTCGCTGTGCATGGTGGCGGGGGTGTTTACGGCGCGGTGGACGTTTCCGACGCTGCTGAAGGGAACGAGCTACGTCTTCGCCGATCTGTTTGCGAAGAAGCACCTGATCGTTTGGGCGCTGCTGGCTGGGGCGCTGTGGGCGGTGGCGAATACGCTGACGGTGTTTGCGATTCGCGATGTGGGGCTGGCGGTGGCGTTTCCGCTGTGGAATACGAACTCGCTGATCGGGCTTTTGTGGGGACGGCTGCTGTTCCGCGAGCTTGAAGGAGCGAGCGCGAAGAACATCGGCAAGGTGGTGCTGGGGACCGCGGCCATTGTGGCTGCGGCGGTGATGCTGGGCTTCAGCACGCTACATGGCGGGACGGCGACCGGCCACAATGCGGTGGGAGGGATATTAGCTGCCGCTGGTGCGAGTTTGATGTGGGGGACGATGTATGTTCCTTACCGGAAGGCTTATCTGAGCGGCATGAATCCGCTGTCGTTTGTGACGGCCTTTACGGTGGGGGAGCTGAGCACGGTGTTTGCGCTGACGCTGGCGCTCGATGGCGGACTGCACTCGCCCTCGTTCCAGTTGTTCCATCTGCGGGGAATGGTCTTCTGGCTGTTTCTGGGTGGTTTTGTTTGGGTGATTGGCGATTTGTTTCAGCAGTTTGCTACGAAGTATGTCGGCATTGGCCGGGGGATTCCGCTTTCGAACACGAACCAGCTTTGGGGATTGGCGTGGGGAGCGCTGGTGTTTGGGGAGCTGGCGGCGGCGGACCATCGGCATAAGCTGCTGGTGGTGACGGGATCGGTGGTGATGATTCTGGGGGCGCTGGCGATCAGTACGGCGGTGGCGTCGGCGAAGGAGCAGACCTCGACCAATGAGGCGGTGCTGCGGGAGTGCGAGCGCTATGGGCTGGACTATAACCGGACGATGATGGCGATGGCCGGCGAAGAGTTCAACACGCGCAACGAGAAGCGGCGTTGGTGGGACTATGCGATCATTGCCGCGGCTACAGGCGTGTTTATCTGGCTTGGAGTGAGGGCGGTCGTGCCTCCGCTGGCGATGAATGTTCGCTGGATTGCTGCCCTGGGTGCGGTGTTGCTGCTGAGCTTGATTGTGGGGACCTGGAGCTTGTGGAGAAGGACTCGGTTTTCTTAG
- a CDS encoding metallophosphoesterase: MKIDRRAFGMMGASALGTLWTQRGWSEVTQAASPSRFHFAVVADPHIIDEFYVKGTENGVEDNESILHTSERLISARELINSLHPKIEQVFVAGDCFHNYPSADYDFYFKNKTRIDNAKEIFDGFQMPVHLGFGNHDYDVPRVSREMSHRLFAEKLKAKPYSSVDYKGFRFVHLNNFLGARWDRNSPQFDKRLGSLGEEQLNWFEGLLNDRKPTIVFIHYPLWLVDATEVRDYGLHPLLRKHSDTIQMVIAGHWHKWVDFAHTYGPQHYVTAATRYDANAYMLFEADSRNQKLRWMNADLVEWSTHYSKPYLVG; encoded by the coding sequence TTGAAGATTGATCGCCGCGCGTTTGGCATGATGGGAGCATCGGCGCTGGGTACGCTTTGGACGCAACGAGGATGGAGCGAAGTAACGCAGGCAGCATCTCCTTCCAGATTTCACTTTGCGGTTGTGGCAGACCCACATATCATCGACGAATTTTATGTGAAGGGAACCGAGAACGGCGTGGAGGACAATGAAAGCATCCTTCACACGTCAGAGCGTCTCATCTCGGCGCGAGAGCTGATCAATTCACTCCATCCGAAGATCGAGCAGGTCTTTGTTGCAGGAGATTGTTTTCATAACTACCCCTCTGCGGATTACGATTTTTACTTCAAGAACAAGACACGCATCGACAATGCGAAAGAGATCTTCGATGGCTTTCAGATGCCGGTGCACCTGGGCTTTGGCAATCATGACTATGACGTTCCACGAGTTTCGCGGGAGATGTCTCATCGGCTATTCGCTGAAAAGCTGAAGGCAAAGCCGTATTCGTCGGTTGACTACAAAGGCTTTCGGTTTGTGCACCTTAATAACTTTCTGGGAGCGAGATGGGATCGAAACTCGCCTCAGTTCGACAAGCGGCTGGGTTCGCTTGGGGAAGAGCAGCTTAATTGGTTTGAAGGGCTTCTGAATGATCGCAAGCCTACCATTGTGTTTATCCACTATCCGCTATGGCTGGTGGATGCAACGGAGGTGCGTGACTATGGTTTGCATCCGCTGCTTAGAAAGCATAGCGATACGATCCAGATGGTGATTGCGGGGCATTGGCATAAGTGGGTGGACTTCGCCCATACCTATGGGCCGCAGCATTACGTTACGGCAGCTACTCGCTACGATGCTAATGCCTATATGTTGTTTGAGGCGGACAGTCGCAACCAGAAACTGCGATGGATGAATGCAGATCTGGTGGAGTGGTCGACGCATTACAGCAAGCCCTACCTGGTTGGATAA
- a CDS encoding phosphatidylinositol-specific phospholipase C1-like protein, with translation MTIKKTAQISLAMTIFAMAGSALAQQTTAAQQDQRVHVNQIQVIGSHNSYHAGFPPSARKLMAMKSPEGLHGLDYHHAPLADQLSGGVRQIEIDVYSDTKGGRYAHPAILGMVAKAGLPADPEFDPHHVMDKPGFKVLHMQDIDVRSTCMTLVACLSDVRGWSKQHLHHLPIFILIETKEGRDRNLPNAVTPEPFTAPVFDALDKEIQSVFTADEMITPDDVRGNSATLVEAVHAGKWPTLAEARGKVLFLLDQRHVEPIYTKGHPSLRGRVLFTNAEPSAPDAAFTEENDGAREEIDALVKQGYLVRTRSDENTDQARTNDTTRRDLALSSGAQMISTDYPASEPSPWTKYVVEFPAGLVARCNPVTKPVGCVDKLLAPPVSAH, from the coding sequence ATGACGATCAAAAAGACAGCTCAAATCTCACTGGCCATGACGATATTTGCTATGGCTGGATCGGCGCTGGCGCAACAGACAACTGCTGCGCAGCAGGACCAGCGGGTACATGTAAATCAGATTCAGGTGATTGGCTCGCATAATAGTTATCATGCAGGGTTTCCGCCTAGCGCGAGGAAGCTGATGGCGATGAAAAGTCCCGAGGGATTGCATGGGCTCGATTATCATCATGCTCCGCTGGCCGATCAGCTATCGGGTGGCGTGCGACAGATAGAGATCGACGTGTATTCCGATACGAAAGGCGGCAGGTACGCGCATCCTGCGATTCTGGGTATGGTGGCGAAGGCTGGATTGCCAGCGGACCCGGAGTTCGATCCGCATCATGTAATGGACAAGCCGGGATTCAAGGTACTGCATATGCAGGACATCGATGTACGCAGCACATGCATGACTCTTGTTGCCTGTCTCAGCGATGTTCGCGGTTGGTCGAAGCAGCATCTTCATCATCTGCCGATCTTTATTTTGATCGAGACGAAAGAGGGGCGAGACCGCAACCTTCCGAATGCAGTAACACCAGAACCATTTACTGCTCCTGTATTCGATGCGCTGGATAAAGAGATTCAGTCCGTATTCACGGCCGACGAGATGATTACACCGGATGACGTGCGCGGCAATTCGGCGACGCTGGTAGAGGCTGTTCATGCTGGCAAGTGGCCTACGCTGGCAGAGGCTCGCGGTAAGGTTCTCTTCTTGCTCGATCAGAGACATGTGGAGCCTATCTACACGAAGGGGCATCCATCGCTGCGTGGGCGAGTGCTCTTTACTAATGCGGAGCCAAGCGCTCCTGATGCGGCGTTTACGGAAGAGAACGACGGAGCGCGTGAAGAGATTGACGCGCTGGTGAAGCAGGGCTATCTGGTGCGGACACGCTCCGATGAGAATACGGATCAGGCGCGCACGAATGATACGACGCGGCGCGATCTTGCGCTTTCGAGTGGAGCGCAGATGATCAGTACGGACTATCCGGCGTCCGAGCCTTCGCCGTGGACCAAGTACGTTGTCGAATTTCCCGCGGGGCTTGTTGCCAGATGTAATCCGGTGACGAAGCCTGTGGGTTGCGTCGATAAACTTTTGGCACCACCTGTCAGTGCTCACTGA